In a single window of the Streptomyces sp. NBC_00285 genome:
- a CDS encoding antibiotic biosynthesis monooxygenase, with translation MTRRTETHPDLTDPHVGAPFFSHWRVGTPERQEQAVEVIARTWERRPWPAAGLLGYHVYTGHDGETLMHYSQWAAEQAYESFVKTHRQERVDEIDTLVPGIERLRLDRYRHYRSRVHDGDTRVPGCVVVVDIEFEGPDPDRQRTWTDAVLEALESEPTAHPGGISAHFHLSTDGRRVLNYAGWESAQAHIDALAGPGEGIGSATGLWERVHTWPGLKSGTVSRYDHALGLLPH, from the coding sequence ATGACACGTCGTACCGAAACGCATCCGGACCTCACCGACCCCCACGTCGGCGCTCCCTTCTTCAGCCACTGGCGGGTGGGCACGCCCGAGCGGCAGGAGCAGGCTGTGGAAGTGATCGCGCGCACCTGGGAACGTCGGCCGTGGCCCGCCGCCGGCCTGCTCGGCTACCACGTCTACACCGGGCACGACGGCGAGACCCTGATGCACTACTCGCAGTGGGCCGCCGAGCAGGCGTACGAGTCCTTCGTGAAGACGCACCGGCAGGAGCGCGTCGACGAGATCGACACCCTGGTGCCCGGCATCGAGCGGCTGAGGCTCGACCGGTACCGGCACTACCGGAGCAGGGTCCACGACGGTGACACACGAGTGCCGGGGTGCGTCGTGGTCGTCGACATCGAGTTCGAGGGGCCCGACCCGGACCGGCAGCGCACCTGGACCGACGCCGTCCTCGAGGCGCTGGAGAGCGAGCCGACCGCGCATCCCGGTGGCATCTCCGCCCACTTCCATCTGAGCACCGACGGCAGGAGGGTCCTCAACTACGCGGGGTGGGAGAGCGCCCAGGCGCACATCGACGCCCTCGCCGGACCGGGCGAGGGGATCGGTTCGGCCACCGGCCTCTGGGAGCGGGTGCACACCTGGCCGGGCCTGAAGAGCGGCACCGTCAGCCGCTACGACCACGCTCTCGGGCTGCTCCCGCACTGA
- a CDS encoding YihY/virulence factor BrkB family protein, whose amino-acid sequence MDEKDDRAAKAEKVGTAEKPEPESPSELPKRSWGAVVRRTFKELLDDELADRAAALTYYGVLSLFPALLVMVSLLGVVGQRATNKILDNIGDLAPGPARDILRDAVVQLGDSGGTGSVLAILGLLAALWSASGYVAAFIRTSNAVYDLPEGRPVWKLTPLRLALTVTLMLMLAASALIVVFTGPLAERAGRAVGFGDAAITAWGIAKWPVLLLLVVLMIALLYWAAPNVRGRGFHWISPGSVLATLVWLAASAGFALYAANFGSYNKTYGTLAGAIVFLVWLWLTNLAILLGLEFDAELARERAITSGEHTPTEEPYVEPRDTRKWPAKLRAKRGR is encoded by the coding sequence ATGGACGAGAAGGACGACAGGGCCGCGAAGGCCGAGAAGGTGGGCACGGCCGAGAAGCCGGAGCCGGAAAGCCCCTCCGAGCTGCCCAAGCGGTCGTGGGGTGCCGTGGTGCGGCGCACGTTCAAGGAGCTGCTGGACGACGAACTCGCCGACCGGGCAGCGGCGTTGACGTACTACGGTGTCCTGTCACTGTTCCCCGCACTGCTGGTGATGGTGTCCCTGCTCGGGGTGGTGGGACAGCGTGCGACGAACAAGATCCTCGACAACATCGGGGACCTCGCGCCGGGCCCGGCCCGGGACATCCTGCGGGACGCGGTGGTCCAGCTCGGCGACAGCGGGGGCACGGGCAGCGTCCTGGCGATCCTCGGACTGCTCGCCGCCCTGTGGTCCGCGTCCGGGTACGTCGCCGCGTTCATCCGTACGTCCAACGCGGTGTACGACCTGCCCGAGGGCCGGCCGGTGTGGAAGCTGACGCCGCTGAGGCTGGCGCTGACCGTGACGCTGATGCTGATGCTGGCGGCGAGCGCGCTGATCGTGGTGTTCACGGGCCCGCTCGCCGAACGGGCGGGCCGGGCGGTGGGTTTCGGCGACGCGGCGATCACGGCGTGGGGCATAGCCAAGTGGCCGGTGCTCCTGCTGCTGGTCGTCCTGATGATCGCCCTGCTGTACTGGGCCGCTCCCAACGTCCGTGGCCGCGGCTTCCACTGGATCTCCCCCGGCAGCGTCCTCGCCACCCTGGTCTGGCTGGCCGCGTCCGCGGGCTTCGCGCTGTACGCCGCCAACTTCGGCTCCTACAACAAGACGTACGGCACACTCGCGGGCGCCATCGTGTTCCTCGTGTGGCTCTGGCTGACCAACCTGGCGATCCTGCTGGGCCTGGAGTTCGACGCAGAGCTCGCGCGGGAACGGGCGATCACCTCCGGCGAGCACACGCCGACGGAGGAGCCCTATGTGGAGCCCCGGGACACCAGGAAGTGGCCGGCGAAGCTGCGGGCGAAGCGCGGCCGGTGA